One window from the genome of Rhodococcus sp. ABRD24 encodes:
- a CDS encoding acyl-CoA dehydrogenase family protein, producing MTMKPLDLFGIDALLGDEERDIQATVRRFVDERLRPQLPEWFESGTLPREIARELGGLGLFGMHLQGYGCAGTNAVSYGLACLELEAGDSGLRSFVSVQGSLSMYSIHRYGSEGQKQEWLPRLAAGEALGCFGLTEPDFGSNPAGMRTRARRDGSDWILDGTKMWITNGSLADVATVWAQTDDGVRGFLVPTDTPGFAANTVHGKLSMRASVTSELVLDGVRLPASAQLPGAHGLGAPLSCLNEARFGIVFGALGAARDSLETAIAYAGTREVFDRPLAGYQLTQQKLADMTLELGKGMLLALQLGRIKDRGEITPDQISVGKLNNVREAIKIARECRTILGANGITLEYSPLRHANNLESVLTYEGTSEMHLLSIGRALTGHAAFR from the coding sequence ATGACGATGAAGCCGCTGGACCTCTTCGGGATCGACGCCCTCCTCGGTGACGAGGAGCGCGACATTCAGGCGACGGTCCGGCGGTTCGTCGACGAGCGGCTCCGACCGCAGCTGCCGGAGTGGTTCGAGTCGGGGACGCTGCCCCGCGAGATCGCCCGTGAGCTGGGCGGTCTGGGTCTGTTCGGTATGCACCTGCAGGGCTATGGCTGCGCCGGCACCAACGCAGTCAGCTACGGCCTCGCGTGCCTCGAACTCGAGGCCGGCGACAGCGGGCTGCGCAGCTTCGTCTCCGTGCAGGGCTCGCTGTCGATGTACTCGATCCACCGGTACGGCTCGGAGGGTCAGAAGCAGGAGTGGCTGCCGCGGCTCGCCGCGGGTGAGGCGCTCGGCTGCTTCGGCCTCACCGAACCGGACTTCGGCTCCAACCCCGCGGGCATGCGCACCCGCGCCCGCCGCGACGGCTCCGACTGGATTCTCGACGGCACCAAGATGTGGATCACCAACGGCAGCCTCGCCGACGTCGCGACGGTGTGGGCGCAGACCGACGACGGCGTACGCGGCTTCCTCGTGCCCACGGACACACCGGGATTCGCCGCCAACACCGTGCACGGCAAGCTGTCGATGCGGGCGTCGGTGACATCCGAACTGGTGCTCGACGGTGTCCGGCTGCCCGCGTCGGCGCAATTGCCCGGCGCGCACGGCCTCGGAGCTCCGCTGTCGTGTCTGAACGAGGCGCGCTTCGGCATCGTGTTCGGGGCGCTCGGCGCCGCTCGGGACAGCTTGGAGACGGCCATCGCGTACGCCGGGACGCGTGAGGTGTTCGACCGCCCCCTCGCCGGCTATCAGCTCACGCAGCAGAAGCTCGCGGACATGACGCTCGAACTCGGCAAGGGCATGCTGCTCGCGCTGCAATTGGGCCGGATCAAGGACCGCGGCGAGATCACCCCCGATCAGATCAGCGTCGGCAAGCTCAACAACGTTCGCGAGGCCATCAAGATTGCCCGCGAGTGCCGCACCATCCTCGGCGCCAACGGCATCACGCTCGAGTACTCGCCGCTGCGACATGCCAACAACCTCGAGTCGGTGCTCACGTACGAGGGCACCAGCGAGATGCACCTGCTGTCGATCGGGCGGGCGCTGACCGGGCATGCCGCGTTCCGCTGA
- a CDS encoding holo-ACP synthase gives MSYMIGIGIDLVEVQGLKKALERTPILGPRLFGPSELDRSVESLAGCFAAKEALAKALGGGDLPWGDVEVIPLASGQPTLHLTGKVAARAHVLGVSKPHLTITHDGGFAAAIVLLEGERRGWR, from the coding sequence ATGTCCTACATGATCGGCATCGGGATCGACCTCGTCGAAGTTCAAGGCTTGAAGAAAGCACTCGAGCGAACTCCGATCCTCGGACCCCGACTGTTCGGACCCTCAGAACTCGATCGGTCGGTCGAGTCGCTGGCTGGTTGCTTCGCGGCCAAGGAGGCACTCGCCAAGGCGCTGGGCGGCGGTGACCTGCCCTGGGGTGACGTTGAAGTGATCCCTTTGGCATCAGGTCAGCCAACCCTCCACCTGACCGGGAAGGTCGCAGCGCGTGCACACGTCCTCGGAGTCTCGAAGCCCCACCTCACGATCACCCACGACGGAGGGTTTGCTGCCGCTATCGTCCTCCTCGAGGGAGAGAGACGTGGGTGGCGCTGA
- a CDS encoding ABC transporter ATP-binding protein has translation MPGAPGAPAAKAQNFGASMKRLLGRLRSHRLAVSFVLVLAAASVVLSVIGPRLMGHATNIIFDGVIGRQLPEGLTKGEAVEGLRAAGQNQFADMVSGMDVVPGAGIDFTAVGRVLALVLALYIASSFVSWLAAYLLNIIVQGVVRDLRNDVERKINRLPLRYFDTTSRGDLLSRVTNDIDNVSQSLQQTLSQLVIATLSVIGILAMMIIISPLLALIAVLTVPLSAIVAAMIAKRSKPHFGAVWKTTGELNGQVEEALTGHELVTAYGRSREVQAAFQEKNEQLYRSGFKAQFISGMVMPAIMFLGNLNYVAIAVIGGMRVASGTMSLGDVQAFIQYSRQFTQPLTQIGSMVNLLQSGIASAERVFAVLDEDEQSPDVDPAATPAQARGRVQFEDVRFSYDKETPLIEGLSLTAEPGQMVAIVGPTGAGKTTLVNLIMRFYELDGGRITLDGTDISQMTRDDLRSRIGMVLQDTWLFGGTIRDNIAYGHPNATDEQVREAARMSYVDRFVHMLPDGYDTVIDEEGSNVSAGEKQLITIARAFIAQPAILILDEATSSVDTRTELLVQQATASLRSDRTSFVIAHRLSTIRDADLIVVMEDGRIVEQGNHDELLERRGAYYNLYNSQFVGAVD, from the coding sequence GGCGGCGAAGGCACAGAACTTCGGCGCGTCCATGAAGCGTCTGCTGGGACGGCTGCGTTCGCATCGGCTCGCGGTCTCGTTCGTGCTCGTCCTCGCCGCCGCCAGCGTCGTGCTGTCCGTCATCGGCCCGCGCCTGATGGGCCATGCCACCAACATCATCTTCGATGGTGTCATCGGCCGGCAGCTGCCGGAGGGCCTCACCAAGGGCGAGGCTGTAGAGGGGTTGCGCGCGGCAGGACAGAACCAGTTCGCCGACATGGTCTCGGGTATGGACGTCGTGCCCGGCGCCGGCATCGACTTCACGGCCGTCGGACGCGTGCTCGCGCTCGTGCTTGCGCTGTACATTGCGTCGTCGTTCGTGTCCTGGTTGGCTGCGTACCTGCTCAACATCATCGTGCAGGGTGTGGTGCGGGATCTGCGCAACGACGTCGAACGGAAGATCAACCGGCTTCCATTGCGCTACTTCGACACCACCTCGCGTGGTGATCTGCTCAGCCGCGTCACCAACGACATCGACAACGTCTCGCAGAGCCTGCAGCAGACGCTGAGCCAGCTGGTCATTGCCACACTCAGCGTCATCGGCATCCTTGCGATGATGATCATCATCTCGCCGCTCCTGGCACTCATCGCGGTTCTGACGGTGCCACTGTCGGCAATCGTCGCGGCCATGATCGCGAAGCGGTCCAAGCCGCATTTCGGCGCGGTGTGGAAGACGACCGGTGAGCTCAACGGACAGGTCGAGGAGGCTCTCACAGGCCACGAGCTGGTTACCGCGTACGGCCGCAGCCGTGAGGTCCAGGCCGCGTTCCAGGAAAAGAACGAGCAGCTGTACCGGTCCGGGTTCAAGGCGCAGTTCATCTCCGGCATGGTGATGCCGGCGATCATGTTCCTCGGCAACCTGAACTACGTCGCGATCGCCGTCATCGGTGGCATGCGGGTGGCGTCGGGCACCATGAGTCTCGGCGACGTGCAGGCGTTCATCCAGTACTCGCGCCAGTTCACGCAGCCGCTCACCCAGATCGGTTCGATGGTGAACCTGCTTCAGTCGGGCATCGCGTCCGCCGAGCGCGTGTTCGCGGTCCTCGACGAGGACGAGCAATCCCCGGATGTGGATCCTGCGGCCACGCCGGCGCAGGCCCGCGGCCGGGTGCAGTTCGAGGACGTTCGGTTCAGCTACGACAAGGAGACCCCGCTCATCGAGGGCCTCTCGCTCACCGCGGAGCCGGGACAGATGGTCGCGATCGTCGGACCTACGGGCGCCGGCAAGACGACGCTGGTGAATCTGATCATGCGGTTCTACGAGCTCGACGGCGGACGTATCACCCTCGACGGCACCGATATCTCGCAGATGACCCGCGACGACCTGCGCTCGCGGATCGGCATGGTGCTGCAGGACACGTGGCTGTTCGGCGGCACGATCCGCGACAACATCGCGTACGGGCACCCGAACGCGACCGACGAGCAGGTCCGCGAGGCCGCTCGGATGAGCTACGTCGACCGTTTCGTGCACATGCTGCCCGATGGCTACGACACGGTCATCGATGAAGAGGGCAGTAACGTCAGTGCCGGCGAGAAACAGCTGATCACGATCGCGCGGGCATTCATTGCGCAGCCGGCGATCCTGATCCTCGACGAGGCCACCAGCTCCGTCGACACTCGCACCGAACTACTGGTCCAGCAGGCGACGGCGTCGCTGCGCAGCGACCGGACCAGCTTCGTGATCGCGCATCGGCTCTCCACCATCCGTGACGCCGACCTGATCGTGGTCATGGAGGATGGCCGGATCGTCGAGCAGGGCAACCACGACGAGCTGCTCGAGCGTCGCGGGGCGTACTACAACCTGTACAACAGCCAGTTCGTGGGAGCGGTGGACTGA